The segment AACCATCAGAACTGTTGAAACTCCAAAAGCGGCGGCCACAGTAGGTGCCAGAGCGGCAAATGCGTAGAATGGAGCATTTCCGGAACCCATAACGATGGAGCAGACTGTGATGATAAGCACCATCACGATTGTCATCGGAACCGGTCCGAATCCTGTGGCTTTACAGCTCTCTATGATGATATCAATTGCTCCGATAGCCTGCAAGCCCTTTGCAAAGACCTCGCCTGCAATAATCAGTGTAACAATAGTGGCAAACTGATGTCCCATACCGTCGAAGAAAATCTGAATGCTCTTGAATACTTCTTTTGCATGTCCTTTTTTGCGCACCAGCTCGAAAATCAGTGCAATGGTGGTTCCTAAAAGCATCGCCGTAATAACATCCATGGAAATGGAGCTGATAATCAGCTTGCTGAATACAAACAGGAAGATAAGGGGAAGCAGCGGAAGAATCGCATAGATCTTCGGTGCAGCCTCTGTATTCTTTTTCTCTTCCTGTGTTTCACCTGACTTAAAGCCCATCTTTTTGTCACAGTATTTCTGGACAATGTAATGAAGTACAGAGATTGTGGGAACAACCATGGCAGAAACAGGGAGCTGATAGTTCACAAAGTATACCATAGGATCTAACCCTGCTGTCTGAGCGGCCATATTGGATGCACCGGAAGCCGGTCCTAAATCCAGACAGGCTGCCGTACCGATCAGAGCTGCTGCGGACAGACGGCTCACTCCCAGCTCTACAAGTACCGGGAACAGGGTAGCCATTAACAGAACACTCAGTCCTGCTGCACTCGGAATGAAAACATTGAGGAACTGGCCTACTACATAGCTGAGCGCCAGAACCAGATAAGGCGCATTAATCTTCTTTAAAGGCTTGATACAGATACTTACCATAGCGGAGCTGGCTCCGATTTTGTCCATGTAAATGGCAAATCCGCCTACGGCCATGATGATAAGGCCGGTACCGGCTGAATCGGATTTAAACACATTTTTTATGTACTCGAAGATGTCAAAGAACCAGAAGCCTGTCTGATCCTCCAGAGCCAGGATCTCTCCTGTATGGAATAAAGATGCCAGAATCATCAGGAAAATACCGCCTGCAAAAAGCACGGTCTGCGGCTTGAATTTTTTTAAGATGAAGTATCCTACTACCAACGTCACTGCAAGCGCTGTTAGAATGCTAAACATGATTTCTCCTCCATTCGTATTTAAGGATAAATTAAAGACGTCTTTTTGTATTGCTGATTATATGTCTATTATTAACCGCAGTCAATACATAATTAATTTTTCATCATTTTGCAAAAATATTTTGTCCTTAATTTAGTAATAAATAACAAAAGAATTTCTCTTTTTTGATGAAACGCCCTTGCAGTTAAGTCCCTCCCCGGTGTGTGGTTGCCTTCCCCATTCTTTTTTGATATACTTGATTATCAGAAAAATACAAGCATCGACCGAAAGGAAATTTGAATGAAAATCGCAGTTCTTTCTACTGAATATTTAAAGGATTATTTGACAGAGGCTGTTGAAAAACTAGATCTCGGATGTGAGATTGAGATTTTTATTTACTATAATTATGTTCATATTGTAGATTTATACAGGCAGCTGGAGGACAGATTCGACGGCTTTATCACCACCGGTCCCGTCCCCATGCAGACAGTAAAAAAGAGCGTTCCCAACTGCCGCCCCATCAGCTTTTTTCTGTGTTCTGAAAGCAATTACTACAAAACCTTTTTCGAGGTCATCTACAAATATCAGGACTGGAACTTTGAATACGGATATTTTGACTTCTGCGACTACCTGTGCCCTGATCAGGAGTCCTCTCTCATCGAGCACCTGAAAAACGGCACCTTCGGCAGCTGGCTGGACAGAAACAACCGCTATATGACCAACATGACCGTTGAAAAGATGCAGGAGTCCACCCAGAGAAAGCTGGAAAAGCATATCAGGCTCTGGAAGGAGGGAAAGATTAAGTACTCCCTCTCCCGAATGAGTCCCATTATGCCTCAGATTCTCGAGGCAGGTGTGGACTGTCACTATATTTCTTTCAGCTATGACGACATCGTCCTCTGTTTCCGCCAGCTGATTCAGGAAATTCTCATGGGCGAGCTGAAGGACAGCCAGACGGCATCCATTGAAATTCTTTTCTCCGGCGCCGGGAAGCAGTCTGCAGATTCAAAGCAGCGCGATGTGCTGG is part of the Clostridium sp. M62/1 genome and harbors:
- the dcuC gene encoding C4-dicarboxylate transporter DcuC, coding for MFSILTALAVTLVVGYFILKKFKPQTVLFAGGIFLMILASLFHTGEILALEDQTGFWFFDIFEYIKNVFKSDSAGTGLIIMAVGGFAIYMDKIGASSAMVSICIKPLKKINAPYLVLALSYVVGQFLNVFIPSAAGLSVLLMATLFPVLVELGVSRLSAAALIGTAACLDLGPASGASNMAAQTAGLDPMVYFVNYQLPVSAMVVPTISVLHYIVQKYCDKKMGFKSGETQEEKKNTEAAPKIYAILPLLPLIFLFVFSKLIISSISMDVITAMLLGTTIALIFELVRKKGHAKEVFKSIQIFFDGMGHQFATIVTLIIAGEVFAKGLQAIGAIDIIIESCKATGFGPVPMTIVMVLIITVCSIVMGSGNAPFYAFAALAPTVAAAFGVSTVLMVMPMQLASGIARSVSPITSVIVAVSDSADLFPVDVVKRTAIPMIGGLVVLMAATFLMF